One Falco cherrug isolate bFalChe1 chromosome 11, bFalChe1.pri, whole genome shotgun sequence DNA window includes the following coding sequences:
- the ITM2C gene encoding integral membrane protein 2C isoform X2, translated as MGLLVLLLGLVFASMYVYRYFFITQLPRESVFHCGVLYEDSLYSPFKGQLELHEDVKIYIEENYEQINVPVPQFGGSDPADIIHDFQRGLTAYHDITLDKCYVIELNTTIVMPPRNLWELLVNVKKGTYLPQTYIIQEEMIATEHVSDMEQLGSFIYRLCSGKETYRLKRRSVRRRISRREVGNCHRIRHFENTFVVETVICKKS; from the exons ATGGGTCTCCTCGTACTGCTCCTGGGCTTGGTCTTTGCGTCGATGTATGTGTACAGATACTTCTTCATCACCCAG ctgccccgTGAGAGCGTGTTTCACTGTGGCGTCCTTTACGAAGACTCGCTGTATTCGCCATTCAAAGGGCAGCTGGAGTTACACGAAGACGTGAAGATTTACATTGAGGAGAACTATGAGCAAATCAACGTCCCAGTGCCCCAGTTTGGAGGGAGTGACCCTGCGGATATCATCCACGATTTCCAGCGA GGTCTGACTGCTTACCATGACATAACACTGGATAAGTGCTACGTCATCGAGCTGAACACCACCATTGTGATGCCTCCTCGCAACCTGTGGGAGCTGCTAGTTAATGTGAAG AAAGGGACGTACCTGCCTCAGACGTACATTATCCAGGAGGAGATGATCGCGACCGAGCATGTCAGTGACATGGAGCAGCTTGGCTCCTTCATCTACCGGCTCTGCAGTGGCAAGGAGACCTACAGGCTGAAGCGGAGGAGCGTGAGGAGAC GTATCAGTCGACGTGAGGTTGGGAACTGTCATCGTATTCGTCACTTTGAGAACACTTTTGTGGTCGAAACTGTTATCTGCAAAAAGTCATGA
- the LOC102054456 gene encoding lysophosphatidic acid receptor 6-like isoform X2, whose amino-acid sequence MQIYPLCTPGNMNDTHGKSNISTIVELFQLITYTPTFTLGLLFNVMALSFLFFKVKKLSESTVYMIALIFLDTLLLFTLPFKIISYHLQDHWNLGSVFCSTLESLYFVNMYGSILISLCICVDRYIAIQHPFTAPILRSTKKAAMVCAVICLGTSAGTVCTFQLHGKGQNISSCFHNFSKSTWENAGLLSALETIFFGSMAAMTFCTAQTIRCLRKHRKTGNPQTHITRAEKIVVTNLVAFLVCFTPYHVAYLVYFLVKNNIIHTSFQQVLRDIIQITLCWANLNCCLDGVCYYFVLKESLEDPLQNSEKTATRKP is encoded by the exons ATGCAAATTTATCCGCTGTG CACACCTGGAAATATGAATGACACCCATGGCAAGAGCAATATCAGCACTATTGTGGAACTGTTCCAGCTCATCACATACACCCCCACATTTACCCTGGGATTGCTGTTCAACGTGATGGCTCTGTCgttcctgttttttaaagttaaaaagcTGTCAGAATCTACAGTCTACATGATAGCCCTTATTTTCCTGGATactttgctgctgtttactcttccttttaaaatcatttcCTATCACCTTCAGGACCACTGGAACTTGGGGTCTGTATTTTGCTCCACCTTGGAGAGCCTTTACTTTGTAAACATGTATGGCAGCATCCTCATCTCCCTCTGCATCTGTGTAGACCGATACATTGCTATCCAGCACCCTTTCACAGCTCCCATCCTGCGATCCACCAAGAAAGCTGCTATGGTCTGTGCTGTCATCTGCCTGGGCACTTcagctgggacggtctgtacTTTCCAACTGCATGGAAAGGGCCAGAACATCTCATCCTGCTTCCATAATTTCTCCAAGAGCACGTGGGAAAATGCAGGCCTGTTAAGCGCCTTGGAGACCATCTTCTTTGGCAGCATGGCAGCCATGACCTTCTGCACTGCTCAGACCATCAGGTGCttgagaaagcacagaaaaacaggCAACCCCCAAACACATATCACTAGGGCAGAGAAGATAGTGGTGACAAACCTTGTTGCGTTTTTGGTCTGTTTCACACCGTACCACGTGGCATACTTGGTGTACTTTTTGGTGAAGAATAACATAATTCACACCAGTTTTCAGCAAGTGTTACGAGATATCATTCAGATCACCCTTTGCTGGGCAAACCTGAACTGCTGTCTTGATGGGGTGtgctattattttgttttaaaggagtCCTTGGAAGACCCATTACAAAATAGTGAAAAAACAGCCACGCGAAAGCCTTGA
- the LOC102054456 gene encoding lysophosphatidic acid receptor 6-like isoform X1, translating into MFSEISVSADANLSAVVILFSSSTPGNMNDTHGKSNISTIVELFQLITYTPTFTLGLLFNVMALSFLFFKVKKLSESTVYMIALIFLDTLLLFTLPFKIISYHLQDHWNLGSVFCSTLESLYFVNMYGSILISLCICVDRYIAIQHPFTAPILRSTKKAAMVCAVICLGTSAGTVCTFQLHGKGQNISSCFHNFSKSTWENAGLLSALETIFFGSMAAMTFCTAQTIRCLRKHRKTGNPQTHITRAEKIVVTNLVAFLVCFTPYHVAYLVYFLVKNNIIHTSFQQVLRDIIQITLCWANLNCCLDGVCYYFVLKESLEDPLQNSEKTATRKP; encoded by the exons ATGTTCTCTGAAATCTCTGTCTCTGCAGATGCAAATTTATCCGCTGTG GTGATTTTATTCTCTTCCAGCACACCTGGAAATATGAATGACACCCATGGCAAGAGCAATATCAGCACTATTGTGGAACTGTTCCAGCTCATCACATACACCCCCACATTTACCCTGGGATTGCTGTTCAACGTGATGGCTCTGTCgttcctgttttttaaagttaaaaagcTGTCAGAATCTACAGTCTACATGATAGCCCTTATTTTCCTGGATactttgctgctgtttactcttccttttaaaatcatttcCTATCACCTTCAGGACCACTGGAACTTGGGGTCTGTATTTTGCTCCACCTTGGAGAGCCTTTACTTTGTAAACATGTATGGCAGCATCCTCATCTCCCTCTGCATCTGTGTAGACCGATACATTGCTATCCAGCACCCTTTCACAGCTCCCATCCTGCGATCCACCAAGAAAGCTGCTATGGTCTGTGCTGTCATCTGCCTGGGCACTTcagctgggacggtctgtacTTTCCAACTGCATGGAAAGGGCCAGAACATCTCATCCTGCTTCCATAATTTCTCCAAGAGCACGTGGGAAAATGCAGGCCTGTTAAGCGCCTTGGAGACCATCTTCTTTGGCAGCATGGCAGCCATGACCTTCTGCACTGCTCAGACCATCAGGTGCttgagaaagcacagaaaaacaggCAACCCCCAAACACATATCACTAGGGCAGAGAAGATAGTGGTGACAAACCTTGTTGCGTTTTTGGTCTGTTTCACACCGTACCACGTGGCATACTTGGTGTACTTTTTGGTGAAGAATAACATAATTCACACCAGTTTTCAGCAAGTGTTACGAGATATCATTCAGATCACCCTTTGCTGGGCAAACCTGAACTGCTGTCTTGATGGGGTGtgctattattttgttttaaaggagtCCTTGGAAGACCCATTACAAAATAGTGAAAAAACAGCCACGCGAAAGCCTTGA